GCGACGCAGGCAGGACCGGACGAGGAGCACCCCTGTGAGCCCCTACCTCCCGCTGGTGATCATGCTGGCCATCGGCGCCGGCTTCGCCGCGTTCTCGGTGCTCGCCACCTCGCTCACCGGGCCCGCCCGCTACAACCGCGCGAAGCTCGAGGCCTACGAGTGCGGCATCGAGCCGTCGCCGCAGGCCACGGGCGGTGGCCGGGTGCCCGTGAAGTTCTACCTGATCGCGATGCTCTTCATCGTGTTCGACATCGAGACGGTGTTCCTCATCCCGTGGGCCATCGCCTTCAACCAGCTCGGGCTCTTCGCGCTCGTGCAGGTGCTGCTGTTCGTCGGCGCCATCCTCATCGCCTACGCGTACGTGTGGCGTCGGGGCGGCCTCGAGTGGGACTGACGTCCCGGTGAGCCGCGGGGCAGCAGCAGACCGGACCACCCGACCCTCCGACTGGAGCGACTGACATGGGAATCGAGGAGAAGCTCCCCGCCGGGATCCTCCTGGGGCAGGTCGAACAGCTCGTCGGCCTCGTCCGCAAGGCGTCGGTGTGGCCGGCCACCTTCGGCCTCGCCTGCTGCGCCATCGAGATGATGGCCGTCGGCGGCCCCAAGTACGACATCGCCCGCTTCGGCATGGAGCGGTTCTCCGCGAGCCCGCGACAGGCCGACCTCATGATCGTCGCCGGGCGCGTGAGCCAGAAGATGGCGCCGGTCGTGCGGCAGGTCTACGACCAGATGCCGAACCCGAAGTGGGTCATCGCCATGGGCGTGTGCGCGAGCTCCGGCGGGATGTTCAACAACTACGCGATCGTCCAGGGCGTCGACCACATCGTCCCCGTCGACGTCTACCTCCCCGGCTGCCCGCCGCGCCCGGAGATGCTCCTCGACGCCATCCTCAAGCTCCACGAGCAGATCAAGGGCGAGAAGATGGGCGCCCACAAGGTCGCCGCGGAGCGCGAGGCCGAGGAGCGGGCCCTCGTCGCGACCCCGACCATCCAGCAGAAGGGCCTGCTCCGGTGAGCGACGACCAGAAGGGCGCCGCCGGCACGCTCGGCGAGGGTGACGAGGCCGCGGCGCAGGGTCCGGACGGTGCGCCCGCCGGCGGCACGAACCCGACCGGCGCCGACGACGTCACGACCGAGCAGGTCGAGGACGAGGCGCTCGACCCCAGCACGAAGCTGAGCACGGACCCCGCCGTCGAGGAGGCCACCGAGGCCGAGGACGAGCCCGGTCCGGACCCGTCCGCCACCACCGGCGGCGCCGCCACCAGCGGGGCCACCGCCGGCACCGGGACCGCAGGTGACGCGGAGTCCCGCGGCGCCCGCAGCGACGTCGCCACCGGCGCGCAGGTCGCGGCCGCCACCCCCGTCACGACCCGCCGGGGCATGTTCGGCGTCGCCGGACCGGGTGACACCAGCGGCTACTCCGGCCTCGTCACGACCTCGATGGTCGCCCTGCCGGCGCAGCGGCCCTTCGGCGGCTGGTTCGACGAGCTCGCCGACGCGCTCGGGCAGTCCCTCGCCGACGTCGGACTCGACTTCGACGGCCCGTCCGGCGCGATCGAGAAGGTCGTCGTCGAGCACGGCGAGCTCACCCTCCACGTGCGCCGCGAGCACCTCCTCGAGGTGTGCCGCCGGCTGCGCGACGAGCCCGACCTGCGCTTCGAGCTGAGCCTCGGCGTCTCCGGCGTCCACTACCCGGAGGACGCCGGCCGCGAGCTGCACGCGGTCTACCACCTGCGCTCGCTCACGCACGGGCGCCGCGTGCGCCTCGAGGTGTCCGTGCCGGACGCCGACCCGCACGTCCCG
The Aquipuribacter nitratireducens DNA segment above includes these coding regions:
- a CDS encoding NADH-quinone oxidoreductase subunit NuoB; this encodes MGIEEKLPAGILLGQVEQLVGLVRKASVWPATFGLACCAIEMMAVGGPKYDIARFGMERFSASPRQADLMIVAGRVSQKMAPVVRQVYDQMPNPKWVIAMGVCASSGGMFNNYAIVQGVDHIVPVDVYLPGCPPRPEMLLDAILKLHEQIKGEKMGAHKVAAEREAEERALVATPTIQQKGLLR
- a CDS encoding NADH-quinone oxidoreductase subunit C; the protein is MSTDPAVEEATEAEDEPGPDPSATTGGAATSGATAGTGTAGDAESRGARSDVATGAQVAAATPVTTRRGMFGVAGPGDTSGYSGLVTTSMVALPAQRPFGGWFDELADALGQSLADVGLDFDGPSGAIEKVVVEHGELTLHVRREHLLEVCRRLRDEPDLRFELSLGVSGVHYPEDAGRELHAVYHLRSLTHGRRVRLEVSVPDADPHVPSTTSVYPTHDWHERETWDFFGIVFDGHPALTRIHMPDDWPGHPQRKDYPLGGIPVEYKGATVPPPDERRLYT
- a CDS encoding NADH-quinone oxidoreductase subunit A translates to MSPYLPLVIMLAIGAGFAAFSVLATSLTGPARYNRAKLEAYECGIEPSPQATGGGRVPVKFYLIAMLFIVFDIETVFLIPWAIAFNQLGLFALVQVLLFVGAILIAYAYVWRRGGLEWD